The stretch of DNA GCCCCCGCCAAGGGCGAGGATTTCTCCATCGTGCTGGGCGTCAACGAGCAGGACTACGACCCGCAGAACCACCACATCATCTCCAACGCGAGCTGCACCACCAACAGCCTGGGCGCCCCCATGAAGCTGCTGGACGAGGCCTTCGGCATCGAGAAGGCGATCATGACCACGGTGCACTCCTACACCAACGACCAGCGCGTGCTGGACCTCCCGCACAAGGACCTGCGCCGCGCCCGAGCCGCCGCCGTGAACATCATCCCGACCTCGACGGGCGCGGCCAAGGCCGTCTCGCAGGTCTACCCCGCGCTGAAGGGCAAGTTCGACGGCACCAGCCTGCGCGTGCCCACCCCCACGGGCTCGATCAGCGACGTGACCGTGATTTTGGGCCGCGACGTGACCGCCGACGAGGTGAACGCGGTGTTCCGTCAGGCGGCGGAAGGCAGCCACAAGGGCATCATCGCCTACACCGAGGACCCCATCGTGCTCTCCGACATCGTGGGCGACCCGCACTCGGCGATCATCGACGGCGGCCTGACGATGGCGATGGGCAGCCTGGTCAAGTTCTTCTCGTGGTACGACAACGAGTGGGGCTACTCCAACCGCATCGCGGACTTGGTGGAACTGGTGCAGGAGAAGGGCGCTTAAAGCGATCAGCTTCCAGCGACCAGCCGCCAGCCGTTGTTTTGCTGGAAGCTGGTCGCTGGTGACTGGCGGCTGAAAGGAGAAACCATGCAGACCCTCGACCAACTCA from Deinococcus sp. HSC-46F16 encodes:
- the gap gene encoding type I glyceraldehyde-3-phosphate dehydrogenase; translated protein: MKVGINGFGRIGRLVFRILVERGIDVVAINDLTDNKTLATLLKYDSTAGRFNGTVEYDEESLTVNGKKIHALAERDPANIKWGEMGVDIVIESTGIFTDREGAGKHLAGGAKKVLITAPAKGEDFSIVLGVNEQDYDPQNHHIISNASCTTNSLGAPMKLLDEAFGIEKAIMTTVHSYTNDQRVLDLPHKDLRRARAAAVNIIPTSTGAAKAVSQVYPALKGKFDGTSLRVPTPTGSISDVTVILGRDVTADEVNAVFRQAAEGSHKGIIAYTEDPIVLSDIVGDPHSAIIDGGLTMAMGSLVKFFSWYDNEWGYSNRIADLVELVQEKGA